From the Helianthus annuus cultivar XRQ/B chromosome 17, HanXRQr2.0-SUNRISE, whole genome shotgun sequence genome, the window GTCATAATAGCTTCTCAATGATTAAAAGAATGATATACACAACTTACTTCTAATTTCTCATACATCAAAGTTTTCACATCTTCCGGTACCGAATCCCATTTGTGAAATCTCATCGGCAAAACATCGCGAACAATTATTCCTAACTCGGTTGCAAAATCGGTTGCTGAAGTCCCAACGAAGGCTTTTGTGGCCTTATCTAGTGTCAAAGTAATTTTGAAACCCTCTGGCATATTCTGTAAATACCTTGTAACGTTGTGATTTATACTTGGACCACGCCTCTTTGGGGGATTTGCATATTCTTCTGCAGATTGTTCTACATGTTGATCTACATATGGTTCTGCAGGTGAATCTAAAGAGAATTATTCATAAATATGTCATATATTTATTAGTTGTAATCAAAATTTATAGTTATGTACAtgtaaaaagtcaacaaaaaaaGTCAAATCATAGTATTACATACCTAGCAAAACAGACGGGTCGGGTTAGATCATAAGAAGAGTTATTTGGTTCAGGTTAGAAAGGTTCAGGTTAAAACGAGATTGGGTCAAAGATTCAAAGAaactatatatataatgtatttacACTTGCTATttaaataatcaacaaacattacaaaatTTAAATAATCAAGGGTTTATGATATTTACCGATAGTTGTAATGTCTTTAGACTTGCGTCTACGGTTCTTTCTCGGTACTCTAGCAGATGCGCTTCCCTCGGCCACCATCGGATTTGTAGGTGCTCGGGAATCTTCTTCAGGCCTAGCTCTTGTAAGGACCATCATCATTAACATAAAGATTCACATTGTACTCAAGGAAACTGATAGTCAATTAACATAACAAAACGATATATACATTACACAACCAATGTTTTGAACCAAAAATAAACAAATCAACTGCTTATTAGATGATAAAAAAAATGTAGTTGTTGATTTTACCTTGCATTCTCAATTTGCACAGATGGCTTAGTTCATAAAAGAAAGAATAACTTTTGTTAACCCCTTACCCAATGGAAATACCCAAATAAAACTATAGGGCCATGGTCTCCTGGTTTCCAATTACAAACTAACATTTGTGTGTGATGCTTATTATATGTATAAGAATTTTGAGCAATCAGATAGTTGACAAAACTAAATAGAAACCCATATGTGTTGATAGTTGGAGACTTGGACCAGAGTTTAAAAAGAAATTATAATTTGTTGTCAACAGTCTTAAATGCCCCCTTTTCATTCATAATTGGGTCAAAAAGTTCCAATATATAAGTTTTACATTAGGCATTTGAACCGTATGTAGGCCTATGCCCACCCTCCGTATGTGTTAAATCAGCCAATGCTGACATGAAGCTATAACACATGAAGGTACTACCTCTTTAATTTATAGTTCCGTAATACTAAATAGAATTTCTGAAAAAACTTAGAAAACCCGTTTGATAGAAAATTGCAAACACAACAAACCTAAATGCGAAATCgaataaaaaaaatcctaaatttGAAATGATGGAAGCCATTAATTCAGAAGTGAAAAAACCTAAATCCTAGACAATGGAAAGCCATCCATTCAGCCACATAATTGTATTCAGTGCACAATTAAACATATTCATATATCATCTGTTATTGTCGAATCTGTTGATAGTGTTCATTATATCGAAAAAAGTTCAATTGATACCTTAATCTTCTGCAAACCTCGATCGACTGAGTGAGTCTCCGCCAAAACTTCTTCGCACAACGACTTCAAGACCAAGCATATAATAGAGTCAGAGCAGAGGGTTTCGTGAGAGAGTAATTGGAGCGTAATAGGGTTTGAATATTTGGACATGAACGTGGATATGGAGGGGATTGACATCTCGATTTCTTTGATTATTTGTTGCAAGAGTTTCGCCAAGGATGATAGGAGTGAGTTTTGTTAAGATGTggtttcccaaaataataccctgtatatttctttttctttctgaacAAAAGATGctatattttttattttgatttgatATTGTTAGTGACATCACGAAAGATGCcatgtatatttttaattttgATTTGATATTGTTAGTGACATCAATTTAAAAATGGGTTTGCTTTATGGTTTCTAGATTAAATTAACAATAGCCATAACACTAAActtttttatattaatttaagATGTTATATATTCATgcaatgaaaaataaaataacataattCTTTTCAAAAATTGACTTTTGGGACTGGTTAAATCAATTGTTACACATTACCTAATTGTAgttatttttttaaactttttaggTTAATGATCTATTTTACACATATCTTTATGACACTTAAACACATCTTTATGACACTTTCGTTAAATAACCTTTTGGTTGTTACTTGTTGGGTGGTTGCTCATGTTGGACTTTGAGAAAATGAAATAAACCTATAATGAAAGACTATGACACAAAAATTTAGGAGGCTTGGTTGCGACTTAGTGATTTTAGTAAAATGGTGGCATTATAGTCtagtggagatgaatatgatcgAGTGGTTTCGCTGGTTGCATAATGATACTCCAATGGTCCACtaatgatccaaatttgtcgttcaaaaaaaaaattagccTATTAAAATGCACCGGTAACGATGATGATGTCAGTGAtgaggtgtcacaccccaaccaatggcgaaaacatcgggatgagacgaagtgtgaagattgctcgagacatcataacactatttgtgacgataattaaataattcccatttcatttcataactttcaattgtcaacattacataaactcaagtaacaacaacttcaaaagaaatacatgataacataagcaaaattgatacgacatattaaacctaaacgtctatatgtgtatctaggcatcaacgctacttcttttcatagcatcgtcatcatcaacctgtaacatgtttaaaatacaattcaatgcaaaagcaaaggcgagtatacaagtttggtacgtacataacaaaagataagttttaaacaattcctcatagcaagcatgtgattcaagataaacatttaaatatggcatgtgtctaacatatcaaaccaaaagagacgcaacatgctcatgacataacctcaagtctacgggcgggtcgtcaatcctatagcgctacatatgtcacggttaggctcgtacgaagttaatgataagttcaacacataagaatcacccaagtttaaagtatcaagccatcacgtatacaagcatgttataggaatgttcatgtgtttaagcaaaatgttcatgtgtaagtttttgataagtaaacatgttacaccccaaaagtggtaaaagtaaaaagggggaaatacgagtatactcacaaagtttgcatatgctttccaattatccaattattgacgagttgatgaggttggaagattgaatgtgtagggttaaagttcaagtatgcttagagtcgagattcggtattcaaaacaacataaaaagtaagatatgtgaatagcatgtgaaaataatcatcttcaacacttaacacttgtatgacacttggtaaccacaagggttatgataatgttttcatgagttgaacacccataagaatcacaacaaggtttaggtcttaggtgatgttctactactttaacatataaacatgagttcaacatcaaaggttcgaatgagtgtatatatatatctaggttaagtactacatattatttagtccaataattcaagtaggaggtagaagattagaatcttcatttaggcacctcgtgttatcatagatgtcatgtatggggtaggaaggacatgcttccatttaggaaccccttgaatgttcaccacttcacttggtgtaacaacaaccaaggagggtcacgaactaggatttgcacaataacataaacaacctaactatatagaaatcatcaaatcacgtgaggattgtatgtaggacaacccaagttgttccctaatcactcatgtatcaaaggctatgtttgacatgatttgtgggttgaaaccctagacaaaacaccaagtttatgaggtttaatcctctgattttaaatgtctcaaccttgtttttaagcttaaccaaccatgggataagttgtaagcattaggacataggtatgagatgtgttgaacacaagttacataggtataaacaagtttttgatgaacataaaaacaaacagaaagtttatggatgatttcggggcatttccaggtctgatttctccaaggagaagtctaggaatcgaaccccatgattatccaagtaagtgggaaaaagaatcaagtgatttcgttaagaaatgagtgagttatgctcattttcgtgaaggggtgtcaatctgctcgaacctttactttcagctacggtttggaggatgttttgagagtttttagtgttgcaaaagtggtagagaggctggttataagtggtatttatagggggaaggattagggtttcaatgggttgggctttggaagtgtttagaagggattacaccttgaaactagcccacaaaacccaactatatggggctgaattttgctgaattggggctgccatatctctttatttttttatttttttaaaacattataatgagtaattttgttagttaagttgtgtaataatatgcaacaatgtttcccctaacttgtaacaaggtgaaatatgaaataaaacatgatttaactaggtaaaaagtgtaatgtacaagtatgtaacatgtttgtaagtgacaagtatatgtcacatattagatgattaaccgttgtataaataagcatattattaggggtttttaggtatcaacaatttaaggacaagcatggacatgcatcgtgaataagtatcgtataagtatgaattacaaataaggattcgatgtacaatgaattcgaacgtatgaacatgtatgaatatgtagatggtgaatttaaagaaatacgaattttatttatgatccaagtctcggattttacaacgagaaGACGACtataataatacaagatttccaaaaataacattacaaggcgagctttctaattatggaaagtacatAGAAGcagggtgttacagtctcccctcctttaggaaatttcgtcccgaaatttattcaagaggaagacttgaAAGAGTTTTGGCAAAAGCTGACTATTAAGAATTGAGActtgaaaattttgaaacgtaAAAAGTATGAAATTTTGAAGGATGACAAGATAGGTTTGCAAAGGAGTTCGTTTGTCTAAAATGATTTGAGGTACCAAACATAATTGGAAAAGTATAGTTGCGTATATGGAATTGAACGATTGACTCTTAATAAACgaatgcaagtataagaatggcataTGTATTGGATAGACAAAGTAGCGTGCTAAGAATGAAgcctcgtcatggataatcggatatagcgcatttgtgagttgtttaaagtttgaattaggtctaaaaggtctgcaaaacactgattttctcatggcacgtcttacgaaagtttggtaacatgatgaaaacacttatgtataggaagtaccagcggcgtatccaccatgttttgaccacattacgtccgtttcgtgttcggtgtcatgttacgttccgtgtcttaccatacacagtagtacactctatggtttttcatgagccaatcactataatcccgtgtgcacccgcgattatcttgatcgtcgcatgatccgcatagcttgtactagttgtgtatgaatcggggtatacataaaaagtttagaatgtgtacgtacaagaatatggtacataagcaagtccatgtttaagtatgtgtgggacccacgcaagcgaatccctcaggttacgctcgcgtataggtacgaatgtatgaatcatgagtataagcaaaattatgagcataagtataagtttaagtatgaatatacaCGTAAGTATGGGTATCAAACGTACGCGTAGTATGAGTATACATGTAAGCATGAAAcgtataaatataattaaaatcataaaacgcatgagtacaagtatgaatacgattacaagtataagcataaaatgtGTTGTTATGAATATGAGTGAGAGGGTGAGTACAAATACTATTGATTACGTATATAGTATTAATTGAAACATAACAAAGTTACGTATGTAAGAGTGCTCAAAAGGTtgagtatgtagatacgaacgatataagtgAAATTGTTGCGATGAAgcgacaaaacgtgtatgatgacatgcatgtatagttgtttaaacgaaacgttgagtttattgaatcaaatttagattgGGCTTGGTTTaaaaaggtagaatatagtttgcatatgtaagaggatataaagtacttattggtcatgcatatcgtattttgtaatgaatggaaatgttgcctttgttttaaaagagtttacgaaatccgaagatggtcggtccccgtggagtcttcttgcccacgtgtcttgaaaaataggtgtaggaaaaggtaagttcgtttcatcaaaacaagaaattttggagtttttgtgaatacgttgatccttggaaaagggatttatcaaaggtcttagtgttcattttaaagggttttgacaaatggttcgttgatgttggaaatattctttggtaaaacgatctcataatatctataagatcctataggtaattgagaaaggttggtttggtttcaattaagaatggaagtctctagtatgacgatataatgtgagcaagttttagtgattatgtcgaatacgaagttcatgggcaagagtttcattgggccgattaaattgataggtagcatttcgtaaggttttgaagtttgcgtaataaaatgttttaagacatgattaagaatctcgtgcaTATGAGTTGAGTacgttttgacaaatcaatgtattttgaaatcggtatgagtgggtattttgaataatgataaacaatttgggtataaaatatgatcgagtttgcataataagatattttgaagagacgttttggtaacgatcacctaggtaagggaatcacccctaactcgttagtgaggtcgtttttaagaaaaggggagtggagttaatcgtcaaggtaaggaaatcactccaatctcgatgatacctctccactagttgttacaaggaatatgaatttaaattatatgaaaatcatgcatatataaatgtatcgaaaaggttcgatatgttgtgcgtgtgaaaagagaaatcaaggtaaactcgaggttgaaagattgcatcgtatgaaatgaacaatagaaacacatgtttgaccaaagtttggagtgttccaaacggaactttgactaaccaaagtggtcgaaaagtcttttgaatttgaggagcatgctttggcctaataggtaaaatactctcgccgacaagtcggttaacggtatttacccttccggttactacatgtcccaaattaatcgaaatttcgagacttggcgggatttaacaaaaatatcaaggagtggaactagtcgccaaggtgcgggtttcacccctaacttgacgatttcgtatcctaagtgtggttggtactcgtcgggtcaaaatttaatttcaacactttgacgagggtccactagagtttgaaattcgaatttctccatcaaggtgaggatttcactcctaacttggtggtgaattccgtgtaaaaagaaaagtagaaggattgagagtcattcaccaaattgtgggtttcacgcctattttgggtgaactcgtctcgtttgtgtaatatgtgtgttgtcggatttagaatagtcgagtaaaacgcgtgaggaaaagtgtatattaaagattaaacaaacaagtataacatgtcaagaatatcacaataaaagtgaaatgatgaaacgaatattaatgcataaaaagtatgtcaagaacacacataaaggataagACGATGAAAcaggtattaacacataataaaaataagtatagcatgttaagtgttaacgcATAAAtgacacatatgcttacaagatcaagagaataaataaaagcaaataagatagcatgcaagtagttttaaGTAAAAggtacgaataaggctctagaactatagactaggttaaagcattcctacttttcctaattccctatagttatggctctgataccaatctgtcacaccccaaccaatggcgaaaacatcgggatgagacgaagtgtgaagattgcccaagacatcataacactatttgtgacgataattaaataattcccatttcatttcataactttcaattgtcaacattacataaactcaagtaacaacaacttcaaaagaaatacatgataacataagcaaaattgatacgacatattaaacctaaacgtctatatgtgtatctaggcatcaacgctacttcttttcatagcatcgtcatcatcaacctgtaacatgtttaaaatacaattcaatgcaaaagcaaaggcgagtatacaagtttggtacgtacataacaaaagataagttttaaacaattccccatagcaagcatgtgattcaagataaacatttaaatatggcatgtgtctaaca encodes:
- the LOC110923109 gene encoding uncharacterized protein LOC110923109 isoform X2, whose protein sequence is MLMMMVLTRARPEEDSRAPTNPMVAEGSASARVPRKNRRRKSKDITTIEPYVDQHVEQSAEEYANPPKRRGPSINHNVTRYLQNMPEGFKITLTLDKATKAFVGTSATDFATELGIIVRDVLPMRFHKWDSVPEDVKTLMYEKLEHGR
- the LOC110923109 gene encoding uncharacterized protein LOC110923109 isoform X4; this encodes MVAEGSASARVPRKNRRRKSKDITTIEPYVDQHVEQSAEEYANPPKRRGPSINHNVTRYLQNMPEGFKITLTLDKATKAFVGTSATDFATELGIIVRDVLPMRFHKWDSVPEDVKTLMYEKLEHGR
- the LOC110923109 gene encoding uncharacterized protein LOC110923109 isoform X1, producing MLMMMVLTRARPEEDSRAPTNPMVAEGSASARVPRKNRRRKSKDITTIDSPAEPYVDQHVEQSAEEYANPPKRRGPSINHNVTRYLQNMPEGFKITLTLDKATKAFVGTSATDFATELGIIVRDVLPMRFHKWDSVPEDVKTLMYEKLEHGR
- the LOC110923109 gene encoding uncharacterized protein LOC110923109 isoform X3 — translated: MVAEGSASARVPRKNRRRKSKDITTIDSPAEPYVDQHVEQSAEEYANPPKRRGPSINHNVTRYLQNMPEGFKITLTLDKATKAFVGTSATDFATELGIIVRDVLPMRFHKWDSVPEDVKTLMYEKLEHGR